One window from the genome of Jiangella alba encodes:
- a CDS encoding UxaA family hydrolase, which translates to MTPEPTRLVRLRADDSVAVTLDPLPAGTPVPGTGLVSRQLVPAGHKVALSAVGAGAPVLKYGQVIGHATTSIEPGDHVHLHNLGYHDTVDQDVTIGGGVVPEPVPAATFQGIVRADGRVATRNYVGIITSVNCSATVAKLIADQVRMSGRLAAHPSVDGIVAITHGSGCGLASDGEGLDLLKRTLSGYADHPNFGALIVLGLGCEVNQIAELDLPEHTPVVGMTIQEAGGTAAAVRAGVQAVADVLDRLDVQRQPVPVSELVLGLKCGGSDGYSGITANPALGVAADLLIAQGGTAVLCETPEIYGAEHLLAARAESREVADALLARIAWWREYTAKHGGSLDNNPSPGNKEGGITTILEKSLGAVAKSGSTPLRAVRRFAERIDSRGLVFMDTPGYDPVSVTGMVAGGANVVCFTTGRGSVYGCKPVPSLKLATNTAVYQRMTEDMDLNCGVVADGGMSLDELGRRIFDVVVATASGQQTASEALGFGDEEFAPWQLGAVM; encoded by the coding sequence GTGACACCCGAACCCACCCGGCTGGTGCGGCTGCGCGCCGACGACTCCGTGGCGGTGACGCTCGACCCGCTGCCCGCGGGCACGCCGGTGCCCGGCACCGGGCTGGTCAGCCGCCAGCTCGTCCCGGCCGGCCACAAGGTCGCGCTGAGCGCCGTCGGCGCCGGGGCGCCGGTGCTCAAGTATGGCCAGGTCATCGGGCACGCGACCACGTCGATCGAACCCGGCGACCACGTGCACCTGCACAACCTCGGCTACCACGACACCGTCGACCAGGACGTCACGATCGGCGGCGGCGTCGTGCCCGAGCCGGTGCCCGCCGCGACCTTCCAGGGCATCGTCCGCGCCGACGGCCGGGTCGCCACCCGCAACTACGTCGGCATCATCACGTCGGTGAACTGCTCGGCCACCGTCGCCAAGCTGATCGCCGACCAGGTGCGGATGTCCGGACGGCTCGCGGCGCACCCGAGTGTCGACGGCATCGTCGCGATCACGCACGGCAGCGGCTGCGGCCTGGCGTCCGACGGCGAGGGCCTGGACCTGCTCAAGCGGACGCTGTCCGGCTACGCCGACCACCCGAACTTCGGTGCGCTGATCGTGCTCGGGCTGGGCTGCGAGGTGAACCAGATCGCCGAGCTGGACCTGCCCGAGCACACCCCGGTCGTCGGCATGACGATCCAGGAGGCCGGCGGCACCGCGGCCGCCGTCCGGGCCGGGGTGCAGGCCGTCGCCGACGTGCTGGATCGGCTGGACGTCCAGCGGCAGCCGGTGCCGGTGTCCGAGCTGGTGCTGGGCCTGAAGTGCGGCGGCTCCGACGGCTACTCCGGCATCACCGCGAACCCGGCGCTGGGCGTCGCCGCCGACCTGCTGATCGCGCAGGGCGGCACCGCCGTGCTGTGCGAGACGCCGGAGATCTACGGCGCCGAGCACCTGCTGGCCGCCCGGGCGGAGTCGCGCGAGGTGGCCGACGCGCTGCTGGCGCGCATCGCCTGGTGGCGCGAGTACACCGCCAAGCACGGTGGCAGCCTGGACAACAACCCGTCGCCGGGGAACAAGGAGGGCGGCATCACCACGATCCTGGAGAAGTCGCTCGGCGCGGTCGCGAAATCCGGCTCGACGCCCCTGCGCGCGGTGCGCCGGTTCGCCGAGCGCATCGACAGCCGCGGCCTGGTGTTCATGGACACCCCCGGCTACGACCCGGTCTCCGTCACCGGCATGGTGGCCGGCGGCGCGAACGTCGTCTGCTTCACCACCGGCCGCGGCTCGGTGTACGGCTGCAAGCCGGTGCCCAGCCTCAAGCTGGCCACCAACACCGCCGTCTACCAGCGCATGACCGAGGACATGGACCTCAACTGCGGCGTCGTCGCCGACGGTGGGATGAGCCTGGACGAGCTGGGCCGGCGCATCTTCGACGTCGTCGTCGCCACCGCGTCCGGACAGCAGACCGCCAGCGAGGCGCTCGGCTTCGGCGACGAGGAGTTCGCCCCGTGGCAGCTCGGCGCGGTGATGTGA